A single Populus nigra chromosome 13, ddPopNigr1.1, whole genome shotgun sequence DNA region contains:
- the LOC133670465 gene encoding caffeoylshikimate esterase — protein MSLPPAKLSSGRSFFEGCAWFQGKGWRRQRREKAAAAMASRPVRFPEIDDELRKIIDANMDEVPARKRAREAFKDIQLGIDHILFKTPCDGLKMEESYEVNSRGLEIFTKSWLPKSSSPKAVVCFCHGYGDTCTFLVEGIARKLASSGYGFFAMDYPGYGLSEGLHGYIPSFDRLVDDVIEHYSKVKEKPEFRTLPSFLFGESLGGAVALKVHLKQPNAWNGAILVAPMCKIADDMTPPWLVTQMLIGVANLLPKHKLVPQKDLAEAAFRDPKNRKLAAYNVIAYKDKPRLKTALEMLRTTQEIERRLEEVSLPLLILHGEADIVTDPSVSKTLHEKACCSDKKLKLYKDAYHALLEGEPDEMIIQVFNDIISWLDERSRETNSC, from the exons aTGTCTCTCCCACCCGCAAAACTCTCCAGTGGCCGCAGCTTCTTCGAAG GATGTGCTTGGTTCCAAGGAAAGGGGTGGAGGAGGCAAAGAAGGgaaaaagcagcagcagcaatggCGTCACGTCCGGTGAGGTTTCCAGAAATCGACGATGAATTGAGAAAGATCATCGATGCTAACATGGATGAAGTGCCTGCAAGAAAACGTGCTCGAGAAGCCTTTAAAGATATCCAGCTTGGAATTGACCATATCTTGTTCAAG ACGCCATGTGATGGGTTGAAAATGGAGGAg TCGTATGAGGTGAATTCTAGAGGACTGGAAATTTTCACAAAGAGTTGGCTTCCTAAGTCTTCCTCCCCGAAAGCAGTGGTGTGTTTCTGTCATGGTTATGGAGACACATGCACATTTCTTGTTGAAG GAATTGCAAGAAAGTTGGCATCATCTGGATATGGTTTTTTTGCTATGGATTATCCAGGATATGGTCTTTCTGAAGGTCTCCATGGCTATATCCCCAGCTTTGACAGGCTAGTTGACGATGTTATAGAACATTACTCCAAGGTCAAAG AGAAGCCAGAGTTTCGTACTCTACCTAGCTTCCTATTTGGAGAGTCGTTGGGTGGGGCTGTTGCTCTGAAGGTGCATTTAAAGCAACCCAATGCATGGAATGGTGCCATTCTTGTAGCTCCTATGTGCAAA ATTGCAGATGACATGACTCCACCATGGTTAGTGACACAAATGTTGATCGGTGTGGCCAATTTACTTCCAAAGCACAAGTTAGTTCCACAAAAGGATTTGGCTGAGGCTGCTTTTAGGGATCCAAAGAACAGAAAACTG GCAGCCTATAATGTCATTGCATACAAGGACAAGCCCCGCTTGAAGACTGCACTAGAGATGCTCAGAACCACTCAAGAAATAGAACGTCGACTAGAAGAA GTCTCTCTACCACTATTAATTCTTCATGGAGAGGCTGATATCGTAACCGATCCATCCGTGAGCAAGACTTTGCATGAGAAAGCATGCTGCTCGGACAAGAAACTAAAGTTATACAAGGATGCTTATCATGCTCTCCTGGAAGGCGAGCCAGATGAAATGATAATTCAAGTTTTCAATGATATCATTTCTTGGCTTGATGAACGTAGCAGAGAAACTAATTCTTGCTGA